A part of Crassostrea angulata isolate pt1a10 chromosome 5, ASM2561291v2, whole genome shotgun sequence genomic DNA contains:
- the LOC128185546 gene encoding uncharacterized protein LOC128185546, with the protein MTENARNKLKKIIHFCKSFGYADHDNISQCIRATLDDAPDKVISFIDLIWKVLKGLDGRKRKEVIVEGIQILSSTLSLLGLPIPIMSIASNVFSLGGFLLKIVFSLTDFESVLKTKNKALDTIQHELAGLAARLERTEKFIDLVDSQECTGKNTLKMLRNDIDMQIGVEQIGNLKSRIKSLMSGKMEDWFTALELIKLFVRISTLRHSLLIRILTCLKSNNFIPATDTAIQKHIKEERRENQRFLSSFFSVPSLETVGILSIYDPTKEEEIDTYIKDMGLSYQNLRATLHDKVVQLIPFSNTSIVCGRAIFSFWSVRSMKRSWNAKNVRKDFRFTAIKDTFNLFYIQSPDFDEYVYMKENNYCKYKNIFYVPDNAHWRVILVYDMAGVHQPQFEFRCILSTKKWPDKFLYIEKSYFECAKGLEKNSKLSIDCLFTLRETYPLRSVFKKTEHGGTGAEIILPNDSTISVPTMTPLGTLTDDEINDEYTEISNQNAGSYTEEIQNSIVSIQSFIDERKVNVKKDIDRIAKFISEKKDQEFCSYLKKIAFLA; encoded by the exons atgacgGAAAATGCTAGAAACAAACTCAAGAAAATCATACATTTTTGCAAGTCCTTCGGATACGCTGATCATGACAATATTTCTCAATGCATTAGGGCCACATTGGATGACGCACCAGATAAAGTTATATCTTTTATCGACTTAATATGGAAAGTCTTAAAAGGACTAGATGGTAGGAAAAGAAAAGAGGTTATTGTAGAAGGAATACAGATATTAAGCAGTACATTGTCATTGTTAGGGTTACCCATTCCAATAATGAGTATAGCTTCAAATGTTTTTTCACTTGGAGGATTTCTTCTTAAGATTGTTTTTTCTTTGACTGATTTcgaaagtgttttaaaaacaaaaaacaaggcACTTGATACAATACAACACGAACTAGCTGGTCTAGCTGCACGATTGGAGAGAACTGAAAAGTTTATCGATTTAGTAGATAGTCAGGAATGCACCggaaaaaatacacttaaaATGTTGAGGAATGACATCGATATGCAAATTGGAGTCGAACAAATTGGAAATTTAAAAAGTCGCATCAAGAGCCTTATGTCAGGAAAAATGGAAGACTGGTTTACAGCTTTGgagttaataaaattatttgttcgAATCTCTACCTTGCGGCATTCACTTTTAATTCGAATACTGACATGCTTGAAGTCAAATAATTTCATCCCAGCCACAGACACGGCTATACAGAAGCATATTAAGGAAGAAAGAAGGGAAAACCAAAGATTTCTATCAAGTTTTTTCTCTGTGCCATCACTTGAAACTGTTGGTATTTTATCCATTTACGACCCAACAAAAGAGGAAGAAATCGATACGTATATTAAAGATATGGGTTTGTCTTATCAGAATCTTAGAGCAACACTACATGACAAAGTCGTTCAGCTCATACCATTTTCGAATACATCTATCGTCTGTGGCAGAGCAATATTTTCATTCTGGTCTGTAAGATCGATGAAAAGATCATGGAATGCTAAAAATGTTAGAAAAGACTTTAGATTTACTGCAATAAAAGATACATTCAATCTTTTTTACATACAATCACCAGATTTCGATGAATATGTCTATATGAAAGAGAACAactattgcaaatacaaaaatattttttatgtgccAGACAATGCGCATTGGCGGGTTATTCTTGTTTACGATATGGCAGGAGTTCACCAACCACAATTTGAATTCCGTTGCATTCTAAGCACCAAAAAATGGCCTGACAAATTTCTTTAcattgaaaaatcatattttgaatgTGCAAAGGgactagaaaaaaattctaaactgaGTATTGACTGTTTATTTACG CTCAGAGAAACATATCCTTTAAGAAGTGTCTTCAAAAAGACAGAACATGGAGGTACTGGAGCTGAA attatTCTTCCTAATGATTCAACAATCTCTGTGCCAACAATGACACCGCTTGGAACGTTAACAGACGATGAAATTAATGACGAATACACG gAGATATCGAATCAAAACGCAGGAAGTTATACTGaagaaatacaaaattcaaTTGTTTCCATTCAATCCTTCATCGATGAAAGGAaagtaaatgtgaaaaaagatattgacagAATAGCGAAATTTATCTCAGAAAAGAAAGATCAAGAATTTTGTtcttatttaaagaaaatagcaTTCCTTGCTTAG